The Fusobacterium necrophorum subsp. necrophorum genome has a window encoding:
- a CDS encoding transketolase — MKDLKSLESVAKNIRRSIVSMICEAKSGHPGGSLSIVDILTALYYGEMKIDPTKPKMEGRDRFVLSKGHAAPALYAVLAERGYFPKEELMTLRKFGSHLQGHPDMKKVPGVEISTGSLGQGLSVANGMALHAKLFQEEYRVYVMMGDGELQEGQIWEAAMTAAHYKLDNLCAFVDVNNLQIDGSVDVVMGVEPLDKKWEAFGWNVISIDGHNFEEIFSALETAKTCKGKPTLILAKTVKGKGVSFMENVCGFHGTAPTAEEREKALAELA, encoded by the coding sequence GTGAAAGATTTAAAATCTTTAGAAAGTGTTGCAAAAAATATCAGAAGGTCAATTGTATCTATGATTTGTGAAGCAAAGTCAGGACATCCAGGAGGGTCTTTGTCTATAGTAGACATATTGACAGCCTTGTATTATGGTGAAATGAAAATTGATCCTACAAAACCGAAAATGGAGGGACGGGATCGTTTTGTTTTATCAAAAGGGCATGCGGCTCCTGCATTGTATGCAGTGCTCGCAGAGAGAGGATATTTTCCGAAGGAAGAATTGATGACCTTACGAAAATTCGGAAGTCATTTACAAGGGCATCCGGATATGAAAAAAGTTCCGGGAGTGGAAATTTCAACAGGATCTTTGGGACAAGGCTTATCTGTTGCCAATGGAATGGCACTCCATGCTAAACTGTTTCAAGAAGAGTATCGAGTGTATGTTATGATGGGAGACGGAGAGTTACAAGAAGGACAAATTTGGGAAGCGGCCATGACAGCGGCTCACTATAAATTAGATAATCTTTGTGCTTTTGTAGATGTTAATAATTTACAAATTGATGGAAGTGTAGATGTTGTTATGGGAGTGGAACCTTTAGATAAAAAATGGGAAGCCTTTGGATGGAATGTGATTTCTATTGACGGGCATAATTTTGAAGAAATTTTTTCTGCATTGGAAACTGCAAAAACTTGCAAAGGAAAACCTACTTTGATTCTTGCAAAAACAGTCAAAGGAAAAGGAGTTTCTTTCATGGAAAATGTATGTGGATTTCACGGAACGGCACCGACGGCAGAAGAACGAGAGAAAGCCTTAGCTGAATTAGCATAA
- a CDS encoding transketolase family protein, protein MKKSTRQAYGEALVELGQENKNIVVLDADLSKSTKTDLFKKAFPERHINVGIAEADLIGTAAGFAACGKIPFASSFAMFAAGRAFEQIRNTVAYPKLNVKIAPSHAGISVGEDGGSHQSVEDIAIMRAIPGMVVLCPSDAVETKKMVFAAAEYEGPVYIRMGRLDVETVLEENYEFQIGLANTLRDGKDVTIVSCGLMTQEALKAADILAEEGISVRVINSGSIKPLDGESILKAAQETKFIVTAEEHSVIGGLGAAVSEFLAETHPTLVKKVGIYDVFGQSGKGQELLEKYELTAEKLVAVVRENFKK, encoded by the coding sequence ATGAAAAAGTCTACAAGACAAGCTTATGGAGAAGCTTTGGTCGAATTAGGACAAGAAAATAAAAATATTGTAGTATTGGATGCCGATTTGAGTAAGTCTACAAAGACGGATTTATTTAAAAAAGCCTTTCCGGAAAGACATATCAATGTAGGAATTGCAGAAGCGGATTTAATAGGAACGGCGGCAGGATTTGCAGCTTGCGGAAAGATTCCGTTTGCTTCTTCTTTTGCTATGTTTGCAGCGGGAAGAGCCTTTGAGCAAATTCGAAATACCGTGGCATATCCAAAATTAAATGTAAAAATTGCTCCAAGTCATGCAGGAATTTCTGTCGGAGAGGATGGGGGTTCTCATCAGTCCGTGGAAGATATCGCGATCATGAGAGCTATTCCGGGAATGGTGGTGCTATGTCCCTCCGATGCAGTAGAAACCAAGAAAATGGTTTTTGCAGCAGCGGAGTATGAAGGACCCGTTTATATTAGAATGGGAAGATTGGATGTGGAAACGGTATTGGAAGAAAATTATGAATTCCAAATTGGCTTGGCAAACACATTGCGAGATGGGAAGGATGTTACCATTGTTTCTTGCGGATTGATGACACAGGAAGCTTTAAAAGCAGCAGATATTTTGGCGGAGGAAGGAATTTCTGTCAGAGTCATTAACTCGGGTTCTATAAAGCCTCTGGATGGAGAAAGTATTTTGAAAGCTGCCCAAGAAACGAAATTTATTGTGACGGCAGAGGAGCATTCTGTCATTGGAGGATTGGGAGCAGCCGTTTCTGAATTTTTAGCGGAAACTCATCCGACTCTAGTCAAAAAAGTAGGAATTTATGATGTTTTTGGGCAAAGTGGAAAAGGACAGGAATTATTGGAAAAATATGAATTGACAGCTGAAAAATTGGTGGCGGTCGTTCGAGAAAATTTTAAGAAATAG
- a CDS encoding permease-like cell division protein FtsX: protein MNKVFGLGKENLKYVNRLKRRIFYCVISLVIILNIFISAGLNLRKLSEIHLGKAFFVVDLQYNLENSKKEELEKMFWKMEGVRKVQYLSKEKSFQDLQQELNISIPMKDNPLTDSIVVYLTKTSDVEKIRETLEDNESVKEVFQDKGYLEHIQRNNGMYQTLTYVSTLGAVLIFGLLIFLFKAVSALDFFNCINVIPEDRYNLKRAKRRNLIPFTLSTFVGELIFLNIYVYVRKIFIAYKSDFLLLAYWDTFLWHFLTLFIINLVIWILPITILGIDGEEE, encoded by the coding sequence ATGAATAAGGTATTTGGTTTAGGAAAAGAGAACTTAAAATATGTAAATCGATTGAAAAGAAGGATTTTTTACTGTGTGATTAGTTTGGTCATTATTCTGAATATTTTTATTTCTGCCGGCTTGAACTTAAGAAAATTATCGGAGATCCATTTAGGAAAGGCTTTTTTTGTAGTGGATTTACAATATAATCTAGAAAATTCCAAAAAAGAAGAGTTAGAAAAAATGTTTTGGAAGATGGAGGGAGTTCGAAAAGTACAATATTTATCGAAAGAAAAGAGTTTTCAAGACTTACAACAAGAATTGAATATTTCCATTCCGATGAAAGATAATCCTCTGACCGATTCTATCGTGGTGTATTTGACAAAGACAAGTGATGTTGAAAAAATTCGAGAAACCTTAGAGGACAATGAATCTGTAAAGGAAGTTTTTCAAGATAAGGGATATTTGGAACATATTCAAAGGAATAATGGGATGTATCAAACATTAACTTATGTTTCCACTTTAGGAGCCGTTTTAATTTTCGGACTTTTAATTTTTCTATTTAAAGCGGTATCCGCTTTGGATTTTTTCAATTGTATTAATGTGATTCCGGAAGATCGATACAATTTAAAGAGAGCTAAAAGAAGAAATTTAATTCCCTTTACCCTGTCCACTTTTGTAGGAGAACTTATTTTTTTAAATATTTATGTTTATGTGAGAAAAATTTTCATTGCCTATAAGAGCGATTTTTTGTTGCTGGCTTATTGGGATACTTTTTTATGGCATTTCTTGACCTTATTTATCATC
- a CDS encoding Maf family protein, translated as METIILASKSPRRKEILEMLDWNFEVCSQETEEVFDEEKSIEENMQRIAMQKAKAVIEGHENSLILACDTMVVVENKIFGKPKNIEEAKAMLKSLSGKYSYVYSAVALLHVTKGLKKSFVEKTKIYFREISEEEMEKYIATGEPMDKAGAYAIQGKASIFIQKIEGDYWNVVGLPIARIYQTLKEWGYL; from the coding sequence ATGGAAACTATTATACTTGCGTCAAAATCTCCTAGAAGAAAAGAAATTCTGGAAATGTTAGATTGGAACTTTGAAGTATGTAGTCAGGAAACAGAGGAAGTTTTTGATGAAGAGAAGAGCATTGAAGAAAATATGCAGAGAATTGCCATGCAAAAAGCGAAAGCAGTTATAGAAGGACATGAAAATTCTTTAATATTAGCTTGTGATACTATGGTGGTCGTTGAGAATAAAATTTTTGGAAAACCGAAGAATATTGAGGAAGCAAAGGCAATGTTGAAATCCTTATCGGGAAAATATAGCTATGTCTATTCCGCAGTTGCTCTATTACATGTCACAAAAGGCTTGAAAAAAAGTTTTGTTGAGAAGACGAAAATATACTTTCGTGAAATCAGTGAAGAGGAAATGGAAAAATATATTGCAACCGGGGAGCCTATGGATAAGGCGGGAGCTTATGCAATTCAGGGAAAAGCCTCCATTTTTATTCAAAAAATTGAGGGAGATTATTGGAATGTGGTAGGCTTACCTATTGCAAGAATATATCAGACATTAAAAGAATGGGGTTACTTATGA